A portion of the Streptomyces sp. YPW6 genome contains these proteins:
- the dprA gene encoding DNA-processing protein DprA — translation MARAALTRVLEPGDERAGRWLRLTGPVELMRRLTTEDGSAEELPGMTAARLGGYRLRAAAAEPGRDLAAVAAVGGRFVCPGDREWPSQLDDLGDARPVGLWVRGRPDLRLWSLRSVAVVGARACTAYGAHMAATLGSGLAERGWVVVSGAAFGVDGAAHRGALAAGGATTAVLACGVDVPYPRGHAELLGRIAEQGLVVAELPPSAHPTRSRFITRNRVIAALTRGTVVVEAPYRSGSLVTARRAQRLGRFSMGVPGPATSGLSAGVHELLRGEGVLVTDADEVVELVGAIGDLPPARRGPVLPRDHLDAVAARVLDALPRHGVTHPRDLARTAGTSVDETLARLYELHSLGFVEREGDGWRLTLPPARNGDARRGDT, via the coding sequence CTGGCCAGGGCCGCTCTGACCCGGGTGCTGGAGCCGGGGGACGAGCGTGCCGGGCGGTGGCTGCGGCTCACCGGCCCGGTCGAGCTGATGCGGAGGCTCACCACCGAGGACGGCTCCGCCGAGGAGCTCCCGGGGATGACCGCAGCGCGGCTCGGTGGCTACCGGCTGCGGGCGGCCGCCGCGGAGCCGGGGCGGGACCTGGCAGCGGTCGCCGCGGTGGGCGGGCGCTTCGTCTGCCCGGGCGACCGGGAGTGGCCGAGCCAGCTGGACGACCTCGGCGACGCGCGGCCCGTCGGGCTCTGGGTGCGTGGGCGGCCCGACCTGCGCCTGTGGTCCCTGCGCTCGGTCGCGGTGGTCGGCGCGAGGGCCTGCACCGCGTACGGGGCGCACATGGCGGCCACCCTCGGCTCCGGGCTCGCGGAGCGCGGCTGGGTGGTGGTGTCGGGGGCGGCGTTCGGCGTCGACGGGGCCGCTCACCGGGGGGCGCTGGCCGCGGGTGGGGCGACGACGGCGGTGCTCGCCTGCGGGGTCGACGTCCCCTACCCGCGCGGGCACGCCGAGTTGCTCGGGCGTATCGCTGAACAGGGTCTCGTCGTCGCCGAGTTGCCGCCGTCCGCCCACCCCACCCGCAGCCGGTTCATCACCCGCAACCGCGTCATCGCCGCGCTGACCCGGGGCACGGTCGTGGTCGAAGCCCCCTACCGTAGCGGTTCGCTGGTCACCGCCCGCCGGGCACAACGCCTCGGCCGCTTCTCGATGGGGGTGCCGGGTCCGGCCACCAGTGGCCTGTCGGCGGGGGTTCACGAGCTGTTGCGCGGTGAAGGCGTCCTCGTCACCGACGCGGACGAAGTCGTCGAGCTGGTCGGGGCCATCGGCGACCTCCCGCCGGCCCGCCGCGGCCCGGTGCTGCCCAGAGACCACCTGGACGCGGTCGCCGCACGGGTCCTCGACGCGCTTCCCCGCCACGGGGTCACCCATCCCCGTGACCTCGCACGCACCGCGGGGACCTCGGTCGACGAAACGCTCGCTCGACTGTACGAACTCCACTCACTGGGGTTCGTCGAACGCGAGGGCGACGGCTGGCGGTTGACGCTTCCTCCGGCACGCAACGGCGACGCGCGGCGAGGCGATACTTGA
- a CDS encoding YifB family Mg chelatase-like AAA ATPase, translated as MGFARACSVALVGVEGVVVEVQADLEPGVAAFTLVGLPDKSLVESRDRVRAAVVNSGAEWPQKKLTVGLSPASVPKSGSGFDLAVACAVLGAAERIDPATIADVVMIGELGLDGRVRPVRGVLPAVLAAAEAGYEHVVVPEQTAGEAALVPGVSILGVRSLRQLVAVLCDEPVPDEPVGGQGRPDAMRAGLTIPGTGLGTGLAPAAARGDGHRPDLADVAGQLRPRLALEVAAAGGHHLLFSGPPGAGKTMLAERLPAVLPPLTRQESLEVTAVHSVAGVLPPGEPLVSRAPYCAPHHSATMQSLVGGGNGIPRPGAVSLAHRGVLFLDEAPEFSGKALDALRQPLESGHVVVARAAGVVRLPARFLMVLAANPCPCGRHTLVGAGCECPPSVVRRYQARLSGPLLDRVDLRVEVEPVDRADLLGQGGRGESTAVVGARVRDARARAAERLTGTPWTTNSEVSGHELRTRLLVAPGALAAAERDLERGILTARGLDRVLRVAWTVADLRGADRPDASDVAVALELRTGIQRGVPMAAGER; from the coding sequence ATGGGCTTCGCACGCGCGTGTTCCGTGGCGCTGGTCGGCGTCGAGGGGGTGGTGGTGGAGGTCCAGGCGGACCTGGAGCCCGGAGTGGCGGCCTTCACCCTGGTCGGACTGCCGGACAAGAGCCTGGTGGAGAGCCGGGACCGGGTGCGGGCCGCCGTCGTCAATTCCGGGGCCGAGTGGCCGCAGAAGAAGCTCACGGTCGGGCTCTCCCCGGCCTCCGTCCCGAAGAGCGGTTCGGGTTTCGACCTCGCCGTGGCGTGTGCGGTGCTCGGCGCGGCAGAGCGGATCGACCCCGCGACGATCGCCGACGTGGTGATGATCGGCGAGCTGGGTCTGGACGGCCGGGTGCGTCCGGTGCGGGGTGTGCTGCCCGCGGTCCTCGCGGCGGCCGAAGCGGGGTACGAGCACGTCGTCGTCCCCGAGCAGACGGCCGGGGAAGCGGCCCTGGTGCCGGGGGTCTCGATCCTCGGCGTCCGCAGCCTGCGCCAGCTCGTCGCCGTCCTGTGCGACGAGCCGGTGCCCGATGAGCCCGTCGGCGGTCAGGGGCGCCCCGACGCCATGCGGGCCGGGCTGACGATCCCCGGGACCGGCCTCGGTACGGGGCTCGCACCGGCCGCCGCGCGGGGCGACGGGCACCGGCCGGACCTCGCGGACGTCGCGGGTCAGCTGCGGCCGCGCCTGGCCCTGGAGGTGGCCGCGGCCGGCGGACACCATCTGCTGTTCTCGGGTCCGCCGGGCGCGGGCAAGACCATGCTGGCCGAGCGGCTGCCGGCGGTCCTGCCGCCGTTGACCCGGCAGGAATCCCTCGAAGTGACGGCGGTGCACTCCGTGGCGGGAGTCCTCCCCCCGGGTGAACCGCTCGTCTCCCGGGCCCCCTACTGCGCCCCGCACCACTCGGCGACCATGCAGTCCCTGGTGGGCGGCGGCAACGGAATCCCCAGGCCAGGCGCGGTCTCGCTGGCCCATCGGGGTGTGCTCTTCCTGGACGAGGCCCCCGAATTCTCGGGCAAGGCCCTGGACGCGCTGCGCCAGCCGCTGGAGTCCGGTCATGTGGTCGTCGCGCGGGCCGCGGGGGTGGTGCGGCTGCCCGCCCGGTTCCTGATGGTGCTGGCGGCCAATCCGTGTCCCTGCGGGCGCCACACGCTCGTCGGCGCGGGCTGCGAGTGCCCGCCCTCCGTGGTCCGCCGTTACCAGGCCCGGCTGTCCGGGCCCCTGCTCGACCGCGTGGACCTGCGGGTCGAGGTGGAGCCGGTCGACCGGGCGGACCTGCTGGGGCAGGGCGGCCGGGGCGAGTCGACGGCGGTCGTCGGCGCCCGGGTGCGGGACGCCAGAGCGCGGGCCGCCGAGCGGCTGACCGGCACCCCGTGGACCACGAACAGCGAGGTCTCGGGCCACGAGCTGCGGACCCGCCTGCTCGTGGCCCCGGGGGCACTCGCGGCGGCGGAACGGGATCTGGAACGCGGGATCCTCACGGCTCGCGGCCTGGACCGGGTGCTGAGGGTGGCCTGGACGGTGGCGGACCTCCGTGGCGCGGACCGCCCGGACGCCTCGGACGTGGCGGTCGCCCTGGAGCTGCGGACGGGAATCCAGCGCGGGGTGCCGATGGCGGCGGGGGAGCGGTGA
- a CDS encoding YraN family protein, with product MNARGALGRYGEDLAARLLTEAGMTVIGRNWRCRAGEIDIVARDGDALVLCEVKTRRPGGFEHPMAAVGRVKAERLRRLAEIWLERHGGPPPGGVRIDLVGVIVPRRGAPVTEHARGVS from the coding sequence ATGAACGCACGGGGGGCACTCGGGCGGTACGGCGAGGATCTGGCGGCGCGGCTGCTGACCGAAGCCGGGATGACGGTGATCGGCCGGAACTGGCGCTGTCGCGCCGGGGAGATCGACATCGTGGCCCGGGACGGGGACGCGCTGGTCCTCTGCGAGGTGAAGACGCGCAGGCCGGGCGGGTTCGAACATCCCATGGCCGCGGTCGGCCGGGTCAAGGCGGAGCGGCTGAGACGGCTCGCCGAGATCTGGCTGGAGCGGCACGGCGGGCCACCGCCCGGCGGGGTCCGCATCGATCTGGTCGGGGTGATCGTGCCCCGGCGCGGAGCCCCGGTCACCGAGCACGCCCGGGGGGTGTCCTGA
- a CDS encoding DUF2469 domain-containing protein: MSAEDLEKYETEMELKLYREYRDVVGLFKYVIETERRFYLTNDYEMQVHSVQGEVFFEVSMADAWVWDMYRPARFVKQVRVLTFKDVNIEELNKSDLELPGG; the protein is encoded by the coding sequence ATGAGCGCCGAGGACCTCGAGAAGTACGAGACCGAGATGGAGCTGAAGCTCTACCGGGAGTACCGCGATGTCGTCGGTCTGTTCAAATATGTGATCGAGACCGAACGGCGCTTCTACCTCACCAACGACTACGAGATGCAGGTGCACTCCGTCCAGGGTGAGGTTTTCTTCGAGGTGTCCATGGCGGACGCCTGGGTCTGGGACATGTACCGGCCCGCCAGGTTCGTCAAGCAGGTCCGCGTGCTGACCTTCAAGGACGTCAACATCGAAGAGCTCAACAAGAGCGATCTGGAACTTCCGGGAGGCTGA
- a CDS encoding NUDIX hydrolase — MTSAARKVARVVLLDPDDRVLLLHGHEPDDVADTWWFTPGGGLEGDETREQAARRELAEETGITGVELGPLLWTRICSFPFDGRRWHQDEWYYLARTTRTATAPQGLTDLELRSVDGLRWWTSAELLATRETVYPTRLAELLRTLLDEGPPRDPLVLAPEIV; from the coding sequence GTGACCTCCGCGGCCCGCAAGGTCGCCCGGGTGGTCCTCCTGGACCCCGACGACCGAGTCCTGCTGCTGCACGGCCACGAGCCGGACGACGTGGCCGACACCTGGTGGTTCACCCCGGGCGGAGGCCTGGAGGGCGACGAGACCCGGGAGCAGGCGGCCCGCCGGGAGCTCGCCGAGGAGACCGGGATCACGGGCGTCGAGCTGGGCCCGCTGCTGTGGACCCGGATCTGCTCCTTCCCGTTCGACGGACGCCGCTGGCACCAGGACGAGTGGTACTACCTGGCCCGTACGACCCGGACCGCCACCGCCCCGCAGGGCCTCACCGACCTGGAACTGCGCAGCGTCGACGGTCTGAGGTGGTGGACTTCCGCCGAACTGCTCGCGACGCGTGAGACGGTGTATCCGACCAGACTCGCCGAGCTGCTGCGCACGCTCCTCGACGAGGGTCCCCCGCGCGATCCGCTGGTTCTGGCCCCCGAAATCGTCTAA
- the lepB gene encoding signal peptidase I, which produces MSGTQNGKDGRGRLGAMVSGLAVAVGCVLFLGGFAWAAVVYQPYTVPTDSMAPTVNPGDRVLAERIDGSDVRRGDVVVFTDEVWGATPMVKRVVGVGGDEVACCGEDGRLTVNGTPVDEPYLDRGTTGADGRALASPQEFSATVPPGKIFLLGDERATSLDSRVHLQDAGQGSVPLSAVRARVDAVAWPMDGMIDRPSSFAALPGGVSTAGPLPLQLGAILAGAALILAGAVYGPVAARLGRRRAPGGGAR; this is translated from the coding sequence ATGAGCGGTACGCAGAACGGGAAAGACGGCCGCGGCCGGCTCGGCGCCATGGTGTCGGGCCTCGCCGTGGCCGTCGGCTGTGTGCTCTTCCTCGGCGGTTTCGCCTGGGCGGCCGTGGTCTACCAGCCCTACACGGTCCCGACGGACTCCATGGCCCCGACGGTGAACCCCGGCGACCGGGTGCTCGCCGAGCGGATCGACGGGTCCGACGTCCGGCGCGGTGACGTGGTGGTCTTCACCGACGAGGTCTGGGGCGCCACACCGATGGTGAAGCGCGTCGTCGGGGTCGGCGGGGACGAGGTGGCCTGCTGCGGCGAGGACGGCCGCCTCACGGTCAACGGCACCCCCGTCGACGAGCCGTACCTCGACCGCGGCACGACGGGCGCCGACGGCAGGGCCCTCGCCTCGCCCCAGGAGTTCTCCGCCACCGTGCCGCCGGGCAAGATCTTCCTCCTCGGCGACGAACGGGCCACCTCACTGGACTCCCGGGTACACCTCCAGGACGCCGGCCAGGGATCCGTACCGCTGAGCGCCGTGCGGGCCCGTGTGGACGCGGTGGCCTGGCCCATGGACGGCATGATCGACCGGCCCTCCTCGTTCGCCGCGCTGCCCGGCGGGGTGTCCACCGCCGGGCCCCTGCCGCTCCAGCTCGGCGCGATCCTGGCCGGGGCCGCCCTGATCCTCGCCGGGGCGGTGTACGGGCCCGTGGCGGCGCGCCTGGGCCGCCGGAGGGCGCCCGGGGGAGGGGCCCGGTGA
- the lepB gene encoding signal peptidase I codes for MAVGARSGHDEPEDRPEHDESPAGGAAVPPEGEGDAAGGGPPPKGRKQRSFWVELPLLVGIALILALLIKTFLVQAFSIPSDSMQNTLQRGDRVLVDKLTPWFGAEPERGEVVVFHDPGGWLEDTVTPEPNAVQKFLSFIGLMPSSEEKDLIKRVIAVGGDTVECKENGPVTVNGKSLDDKSFIFPGNTPCNDKPFGPIEVPEGRIFVMGDHRQNSLDSRYHQELPGQGTVSNDEVVGRAVGIAWPLNRWATLPVPDTFDQPALNAAAAMAPTALGVAGAVPLVLWRRRRLTARRTAG; via the coding sequence TTGGCGGTCGGCGCACGATCCGGACACGACGAACCCGAGGACCGGCCGGAGCACGACGAGTCTCCCGCGGGCGGGGCGGCGGTCCCGCCGGAGGGTGAGGGCGACGCCGCGGGCGGCGGTCCGCCCCCGAAGGGCAGGAAGCAGCGCTCCTTCTGGGTGGAGCTGCCGTTGCTCGTCGGTATCGCCCTGATCCTGGCGCTGCTGATCAAGACGTTCCTGGTGCAGGCGTTCTCGATCCCCTCGGACTCCATGCAGAACACGCTGCAGCGGGGCGACCGGGTGCTGGTCGACAAGCTGACCCCGTGGTTCGGCGCGGAGCCGGAGCGCGGCGAGGTCGTGGTGTTCCACGACCCGGGCGGCTGGCTGGAGGACACCGTGACTCCGGAGCCCAACGCGGTCCAGAAGTTCCTGAGCTTCATCGGCCTGATGCCGTCCTCCGAGGAGAAGGACCTGATCAAGCGGGTCATCGCGGTCGGCGGCGACACCGTGGAGTGCAAGGAGAACGGCCCGGTCACGGTCAACGGCAAGAGCCTGGACGACAAGTCGTTCATCTTCCCGGGGAACACCCCGTGCAACGACAAGCCCTTCGGGCCGATCGAGGTGCCCGAGGGACGGATCTTCGTCATGGGCGACCACCGGCAGAACTCCCTGGACTCGCGCTACCACCAGGAGCTCCCGGGCCAGGGCACGGTCTCCAACGACGAGGTCGTCGGCCGCGCCGTCGGCATCGCCTGGCCGCTGAACCGCTGGGCGACCCTGCCGGTCCCCGACACCTTCGACCAGCCGGCTCTGAACGCGGCCGCCGCGATGGCGCCGACGGCACTGGGCGTAGCCGGAGCGGTGCCCCTCGTGTTGTGGCGCCGCCGGAGGCTGACCGCGCGGCGTACCGCCGGGTAG
- the lepB gene encoding signal peptidase I: protein MGNRGRPRGASDPRASLPTGTRPTGPRPLPTRAERRRLAKKVRRKRRRSAVKEIPVLVVAALLIALVLKTFLVQAFVIPSGSMEQTIRIGDRVLVDKLTPWFGSRPQRGDVVVFKDPGGWLQHENPGEKEDPPIGVKQATELLTFIGLLPSDDEQDLIKRVIAVGGDTVKCCGEDGRVTVNGVPLAETYLHPGDRPSAISFEVKVPEGRIFVMGDHRSDSADSRFHLDEPDRGTVAEDEVVGRAVVIAWPFGHWSTLEERDTFRAVPDSRASKAEAGAPSNSVAPPDRDGMVRLPTPAELPLVMGVVGLRPMGRGQWYVLRSGCGGFGGRRTIRTRRTRGPAGARRVSRGRGGGPAGG, encoded by the coding sequence ATGGGTAACCGCGGACGCCCGCGCGGCGCATCCGACCCCCGCGCGTCCCTGCCGACCGGGACCAGGCCGACCGGGCCTCGTCCGCTGCCCACCCGGGCGGAGCGCCGCAGGCTCGCGAAGAAGGTCCGGCGCAAGCGCCGCAGGTCCGCGGTGAAGGAGATACCCGTCCTCGTCGTCGCGGCGCTGCTGATCGCGCTCGTCCTGAAGACGTTCCTGGTCCAGGCGTTCGTCATCCCGTCCGGATCGATGGAACAGACCATCCGGATCGGCGACCGGGTGCTGGTCGACAAACTGACCCCGTGGTTCGGTTCCCGGCCGCAGCGCGGCGACGTCGTGGTCTTCAAGGACCCCGGCGGCTGGCTCCAGCACGAGAACCCCGGCGAGAAGGAGGACCCGCCGATCGGTGTCAAGCAGGCCACCGAGCTGCTGACCTTCATCGGGCTGCTGCCGTCCGACGACGAGCAGGACCTGATCAAGCGGGTCATCGCGGTCGGCGGCGACACCGTGAAGTGCTGCGGCGAGGACGGCCGGGTCACCGTCAACGGCGTACCGCTCGCCGAGACGTACCTCCACCCCGGCGACCGGCCCTCGGCCATCTCGTTCGAGGTGAAGGTCCCCGAGGGGCGGATCTTCGTCATGGGGGACCACCGGTCCGACTCCGCGGACTCCCGTTTCCACCTCGACGAACCCGACCGGGGCACGGTCGCCGAGGACGAGGTCGTGGGGCGGGCCGTCGTGATCGCCTGGCCGTTCGGTCACTGGAGCACCCTGGAGGAGCGCGACACCTTCCGCGCGGTCCCGGACTCGCGCGCATCGAAGGCCGAGGCCGGGGCACCGTCGAATAGTGTGGCACCTCCGGATCGCGACGGAATGGTCCGGCTCCCGACCCCTGCGGAACTCCCGCTCGTTATGGGAGTGGTGGGCCTGCGTCCGATGGGGCGCGGGCAGTGGTACGTACTGAGGAGTGGATGTGGGGGATTTGGCGGTCGGCGCACGATCCGGACACGACGAACCCGAGGACCGGCCGGAGCACGACGAGTCTCCCGCGGGCGGGGCGGCGGTCCCGCCGGAGGGTGA
- the lepB gene encoding signal peptidase I, translated as MDTQAEQSERDRSPEPDAGAGGRSRFSRTRARIASVLSWRRVLTGAVLATVALLLFSSYVVQPFLIPSRSMEPTLRVGDRVLVNKLAYRFGAEPERGDVVVFDGTGSFVREDPDADPLTGLVHGAAASLGLADPADTDFVKRVVGVGGDRVVCCDTRGRLAVNGTVVDEPYLYPGDTASRVPFDIVVSSGTLWVMGDHRSRSSDSRDHLGSPGGGMVPVERVTGRVDWLGWPPARVGSLTGTGAFGDVRTPGAAHG; from the coding sequence ATGGACACGCAAGCAGAGCAATCGGAGCGCGACCGCTCCCCGGAACCCGACGCGGGCGCCGGGGGGAGGTCGCGCTTCTCGCGTACGCGGGCCCGCATCGCCTCCGTGCTGTCCTGGCGGCGGGTGCTCACCGGGGCCGTCCTGGCCACCGTCGCCCTGCTGCTGTTCAGCTCCTACGTGGTCCAGCCCTTCCTGATTCCCAGCCGCTCCATGGAGCCCACGCTGCGGGTCGGGGACCGGGTCCTGGTGAACAAGCTGGCGTACCGTTTCGGCGCCGAGCCCGAGCGCGGTGACGTGGTGGTCTTCGACGGCACGGGCTCGTTCGTACGGGAGGATCCCGACGCGGACCCCCTGACCGGGCTGGTGCACGGGGCGGCGGCCTCCCTCGGGCTCGCGGACCCGGCCGACACCGATTTCGTCAAGCGGGTGGTGGGTGTGGGCGGTGACCGCGTCGTGTGCTGCGACACGCGGGGGAGGCTCGCGGTCAACGGCACGGTGGTGGACGAGCCGTACCTGTACCCCGGTGACACCGCCTCCCGGGTGCCCTTCGACATCGTGGTCTCCTCCGGCACCCTGTGGGTGATGGGGGACCACCGCAGCCGCTCCAGCGACTCCCGGGACCACCTCGGGTCGCCCGGCGGCGGGATGGTCCCCGTCGAGCGGGTCACCGGCCGGGTGGACTGGCTGGGCTGGCCGCCCGCCCGGGTCGGCTCGCTGACCGGGACCGGCGCCTTCGGTGACGTACGGACGCCTGGCGCGGCTCATGGGTAA
- the rplS gene encoding 50S ribosomal protein L19, with protein sequence MASLLDEVNAATLRSDVPAFRPGDTVNVHVRVIEGSRSRIQQFKGVVIRRQGAGVSETFTVRKVSFSVGVERTFPVHSPIFEKIELVTRGDVRRAKLYFLRELRGKAAKIKEKRDN encoded by the coding sequence ATGGCTTCCCTGCTCGACGAGGTCAACGCCGCGACCCTGCGGTCGGACGTCCCGGCGTTCCGTCCCGGTGACACCGTCAACGTCCACGTGCGCGTGATCGAGGGCTCCCGCTCCCGTATCCAGCAGTTCAAGGGCGTCGTCATCCGCCGCCAGGGCGCGGGCGTCAGCGAGACCTTCACGGTCCGCAAGGTCTCCTTCTCCGTCGGCGTCGAGCGCACCTTCCCGGTGCACAGCCCGATCTTCGAGAAGATCGAGCTCGTCACCCGCGGTGACGTCCGCCGCGCCAAGCTGTACTTCCTCCGTGAGCTGCGCGGCAAGGCCGCGAAGATCAAGGAGAAGCGCGACAACTGA
- the trmD gene encoding tRNA (guanosine(37)-N1)-methyltransferase TrmD, whose translation MRLDVVTIFPEYLEPLNVSLVGKARARGVLDVHVHDLRQWTYDRHNTVDDTPYGGGPGMVMKTEPWGDALDASLADGYEAGAHSPVLVVPTPSGRPFTQELAVELSAEPWLLFTPARYEGIDRRVIDEYATRLRVVEVSIGDYVLAGGEAAVLVITEAVARLLPGVLGNAESHRDDSFAPGAMANLLEGPVYTKPPEWRGRSIPDVLLSGHHGKIARWRRDQAFARTALNRPDLIERCEASAFDKKDREILSILGFAPEPGGRFWRRPTAVEE comes from the coding sequence ATGCGGCTCGACGTCGTCACGATCTTCCCGGAGTACCTGGAACCGCTGAACGTCTCCCTCGTCGGCAAGGCCCGTGCCCGCGGCGTGCTGGACGTCCACGTCCACGACCTGCGGCAGTGGACGTACGACCGGCACAACACCGTCGACGACACTCCCTACGGCGGCGGACCCGGCATGGTCATGAAGACCGAGCCCTGGGGCGACGCCCTGGACGCGTCCCTGGCCGACGGCTACGAGGCCGGGGCCCACTCCCCGGTCCTCGTCGTGCCCACGCCCAGCGGCCGGCCGTTCACCCAGGAACTGGCCGTCGAACTCTCCGCCGAACCCTGGCTGCTCTTCACCCCGGCCCGCTACGAGGGCATCGACCGCCGGGTGATCGACGAGTACGCCACCCGGCTGCGGGTCGTCGAGGTCTCCATCGGGGACTACGTGCTGGCCGGCGGGGAGGCGGCCGTCCTGGTGATCACCGAAGCCGTGGCCCGGCTGCTGCCCGGTGTCCTCGGCAACGCCGAATCCCACCGGGACGACTCCTTCGCCCCGGGCGCGATGGCCAACCTCCTGGAGGGACCCGTCTACACCAAGCCGCCCGAGTGGCGCGGCCGGTCCATCCCGGACGTCCTGCTCAGCGGCCACCACGGCAAGATCGCGCGCTGGCGGCGGGACCAGGCCTTCGCCCGCACCGCCCTCAACCGCCCCGATCTGATCGAGCGGTGCGAGGCGAGCGCCTTCGACAAGAAGGACCGCGAGATCCTCTCCATCCTCGGCTTCGCACCGGAGCCCGGCGGCCGATTTTGGCGCAGGCCCACCGCCGTGGAAGAATAG
- the rimM gene encoding ribosome maturation factor RimM (Essential for efficient processing of 16S rRNA) → MQLVVARIGRAHGIKGEVTVEVRTDEPELRLGPGAVLATEPAATGPLTVEAGRVHSGRLLLRFEGVRDRTAAEALRNTLLIAEVDPDELPEEEDEFYDHQLIDLDVVLADGTGIGRITEISHLPSQDLFIVERPDGSEVMIPFVEEIVTEIDLEEQRAVITPPPGLIDESEAVIASSRDEESGEPCGGATSGEAPSGDTHETLKGDA, encoded by the coding sequence GTGCAGTTGGTAGTCGCGCGGATCGGCCGCGCCCACGGCATCAAGGGCGAGGTCACCGTCGAGGTACGAACGGACGAGCCGGAGCTCCGGCTCGGCCCCGGTGCCGTCCTGGCCACCGAACCGGCGGCGACGGGGCCGCTGACGGTCGAGGCGGGCCGGGTCCACAGCGGCCGGCTCCTGCTGCGCTTCGAGGGCGTACGCGACCGCACCGCCGCCGAGGCGCTCCGTAACACCCTGCTGATCGCCGAGGTGGACCCGGACGAACTGCCCGAGGAGGAGGACGAGTTCTACGACCACCAGCTGATCGACCTCGACGTGGTGCTCGCCGACGGTACCGGGATCGGCCGGATCACCGAGATCTCCCACCTGCCCTCGCAGGACCTGTTCATCGTGGAACGCCCCGACGGCAGCGAGGTGATGATCCCCTTCGTCGAGGAGATCGTCACCGAGATCGACCTGGAGGAGCAGCGCGCGGTCATCACCCCGCCGCCCGGTCTGATCGACGAGAGCGAGGCCGTGATCGCCTCCTCCCGCGACGAGGAGAGCGGTGAGCCGTGCGGGGGCGCCACCTCCGGCGAGGCACCCTCCGGGGACACGCACGAGACGCTTAAGGGCGATGCCTGA
- a CDS encoding RNA-binding protein, translating to MLEEALEHLVKGIVDNPDDVQVAERTLRRGRVLEVRVHPDDLGKVIGRNGRTARALRTVVGAIGGRGIRVDLVDVDQVR from the coding sequence ATGCTCGAGGAGGCTCTCGAGCACCTCGTGAAGGGCATCGTCGACAACCCCGACGACGTGCAGGTTGCCGAGCGCACCCTGCGTCGCGGGCGCGTGCTGGAGGTCCGGGTCCACCCCGACGACCTCGGCAAGGTGATCGGCCGCAACGGCCGCACCGCTCGCGCCCTGCGTACGGTCGTGGGTGCCATCGGCGGCCGCGGTATCCGTGTCGACCTCGTCGATGTGGACCAGGTTCGCTGA
- the rpsP gene encoding 30S ribosomal protein S16 → MAVKIKLKRLGKIRSPHYRIVVADSRTRRDGRAIEEIGLYHPVQNPSRIEVNSERAQYWLSVGAQPTEPVLAILKLTGDWQAHKGLPAPAPLLQPEPKADKRALFEALSADGDEAKGEAITPKAKKSDKKADEAADAAESTESTEA, encoded by the coding sequence GTGGCAGTCAAGATCAAGCTGAAGCGTCTGGGCAAGATCCGTTCGCCTCACTACCGCATCGTCGTCGCCGACTCCCGTACCCGCCGTGACGGCCGGGCCATCGAGGAGATCGGCCTGTACCACCCGGTGCAGAACCCCTCGCGCATCGAGGTCAACTCGGAGCGTGCGCAGTACTGGCTGTCCGTCGGCGCCCAGCCGACCGAGCCGGTTCTCGCGATCCTGAAGCTCACCGGTGACTGGCAGGCCCACAAGGGTCTCCCGGCCCCCGCGCCGCTGCTGCAGCCGGAGCCCAAGGCTGACAAGCGCGCGCTGTTCGAGGCGCTGTCCGCGGACGGCGACGAGGCCAAGGGTGAGGCCATCACCCCCAAGGCCAAGAAGTCCGACAAGAAGGCGGACGAGGCGGCTGACGCTGCCGAGTCCACCGAGTCGACCGAGGCCTGA